The Verrucomicrobium spinosum DSM 4136 = JCM 18804 genome includes a region encoding these proteins:
- a CDS encoding DUF1501 domain-containing protein, whose protein sequence is MNLSLTKKMDTRRAFLSRTACASMGVTGMVNALAQIRLMNLAVAADPPPGTDDYKALVCVFLGGGNDANNMLVPMGDPASDEARRDYEAARGNLVQPRAGLHSLNLPVAAPDVPTRAFQKYYGGAFPQMGIHPNARPLADMFNAGDLAFVTNVGTLVHPIASRADFINRTVPVPMGLFSHSDQQVQWQSSISDKPFSSGWGGRVADLINASYNQGGKISMSVAMTGLNSFQSGSGDGVEQYIIGQDGPVSLGSYGLNYKFAYNIPGDVTGGYINSALGRQLKAFEDIMRLTHDQLLEERYNEFVRQARNTEGVVAAGLAAAAATGVNFDSYFANAQTPLGNYLKMAARIIAGRAPLGNRRQVFFIYVSGFDNHSGMLAAHSGLMADVSQALLSFRNALKAPAINAFDKVVTFTASDFARTLLSNGSGSDHAWGSHSIIMGGGVKGRNLYGHYPALKLGGQPGSIDSHSGRGLLIPDVSVDQYAAVLANWFGVQSSAMDAILPNLPHFDNPLTTSTANLGLF, encoded by the coding sequence ATGAACCTTTCACTTACCAAGAAGATGGACACCCGACGTGCCTTCCTCAGCCGCACCGCGTGTGCTTCCATGGGGGTCACGGGCATGGTGAACGCCCTGGCGCAGATCCGGCTCATGAATCTGGCGGTGGCGGCAGATCCGCCGCCCGGGACGGACGACTACAAGGCGCTGGTGTGCGTCTTTCTCGGCGGGGGCAACGATGCCAACAACATGCTGGTGCCCATGGGGGATCCGGCGAGTGATGAGGCGCGCCGCGACTATGAGGCCGCGCGTGGCAATTTGGTGCAACCGCGGGCGGGGCTTCATTCCTTGAACCTGCCCGTCGCCGCTCCTGACGTGCCCACCCGTGCCTTCCAGAAGTACTACGGAGGGGCGTTCCCCCAGATGGGCATCCACCCCAACGCCAGGCCGCTGGCAGACATGTTCAATGCAGGTGATCTTGCTTTCGTGACCAATGTCGGAACGCTGGTGCATCCCATTGCCAGCCGGGCGGACTTCATCAACCGGACGGTGCCGGTGCCCATGGGGCTCTTTTCCCATTCTGATCAGCAGGTTCAGTGGCAGTCATCCATCTCAGACAAGCCGTTCAGCTCTGGCTGGGGCGGGCGGGTGGCGGACTTGATCAATGCCTCGTACAACCAGGGGGGCAAGATCTCCATGTCAGTTGCCATGACGGGCCTGAACTCCTTCCAATCCGGGTCAGGGGACGGAGTGGAGCAGTACATCATTGGTCAGGATGGCCCGGTGTCCCTGGGTTCCTACGGGTTGAACTACAAATTTGCCTACAACATCCCCGGTGATGTCACCGGGGGCTACATCAACAGCGCGCTGGGACGCCAGTTGAAGGCGTTCGAAGACATCATGCGCCTTACTCATGACCAACTGCTGGAGGAGCGGTACAACGAGTTTGTCCGCCAGGCGCGCAACACAGAAGGGGTGGTGGCGGCGGGTCTGGCTGCGGCGGCCGCCACCGGGGTGAACTTTGACAGTTACTTTGCCAATGCCCAGACCCCGTTGGGGAACTACCTGAAGATGGCTGCGCGGATCATTGCAGGCCGAGCCCCGTTGGGCAACCGGCGGCAGGTGTTCTTCATCTATGTCTCGGGCTTCGACAATCACTCCGGGATGCTGGCGGCCCATTCGGGTCTGATGGCCGATGTGAGTCAAGCGCTGCTGAGCTTTAGAAATGCGCTCAAGGCTCCGGCGATCAACGCCTTTGACAAGGTGGTGACGTTTACCGCCTCTGACTTTGCCCGCACCCTGCTCTCCAACGGTAGTGGGTCTGACCATGCGTGGGGCAGCCACTCCATCATCATGGGCGGAGGGGTCAAGGGAAGGAACCTGTATGGCCACTATCCAGCGCTCAAGCTGGGCGGCCAGCCTGGATCGATCGACTCCCATAGTGGTCGGGGTCTGCTCATCCCGGATGTGTCGGTGGACCAGTATGCCGCCGTGCTGGCGAACTGGTTTGGGGTTCAATCCAGTGCGATGGATGCGATCCTGCCCAACCTGCCGCATTTTGACAACCCGCTGACCACCTCAACGGCCAACCTTGGGCTTTTCTAA
- a CDS encoding DUF1800 family protein: MKTINSLVCLIMTWGGTLAAADTIWTGVSSNDFSAGSNWTLGIPGSTKPGVIGSGGRAEILNNPANSSEQHALSNKVVTLQGDATLISRTTDTIKLSGGTLNLKGQSAFIHTQGTIGLSLAPLGPATISLQADAKLDLGATRFSLDSTGASLQLTGASRLICGEYRGGSGITTLNGGQLIVRSMPDSRFSVGSINLLSGGRGTITVAGENFNFGPLLTAGRIRLDGATQVPVNSLIVDNDVPGETTVSSYGRLSKVWSAVFDAGMLVATPEARAADADGDGQSNYEEMKAGTNPRDVNSKLSVVVSNGPAANQVTLTVNSLLGKAYQVHAADVTGIHWSRIGDPVPGTGGQLPITINVSAGQTEFWVSVVDRDQDGDQLTDWEERAIKGFDPTNPDSFGTGQPGADLILAQDWAAGVTNQIVSVSTVSALGYEKEQTPAVIRISRTGSSARALPVILTYGGDPDGTKGSASTSDFVLKSMGGAPISGAVLIPAGSSSVEVLVAPVQDGAVEVPETLACGPLGSTQRTLVKIHDATNVPANDKLLVAQLAPMAGVTSEGSGIATIRLKGDNASALVNIRFYGLTSSQATAILTINSPLGTHLKSLPRGQAEDASWDIIAGQILTTDQAVLDKLLDAGIHLNIASITNPSGEISGPFVPISGSTELVIPPAPPALPALTGSDLERDIFRFLTQATFGPTQVSVEAMKAMVMSPPYNGDRMAAFSAWIDNEFSRPSPDLAPAVDAADAHERYLNTLGAPSDDPSITKALPGNQTKCWHTYAIYAPDQLRRRSAFALSEIFVINDDDRLYEKHVGVSHFEDMLKNGCTGSFRTLLEGVATHPTMGLFLSHLRNQKARYDASGNPISLPDENFAREVMQLFSIGLLHLHEDGSLVLGQNGLPLPTYEQTDITEMAKVFTGWGYSRELKNGVMRDNANFFMGDGGSPHQERVTQRMKNFSDYHDTGAKTFPVLGFNIPAGGTGETDLDAVMDFLSNHPSTAPFIIRRIIQRLVTSNPSAGYIYRVTQVWKNTGGNLGAVIKAVLLDYEARSLDVAGSAAYGRKKEPVVQAIGWLRVLQAHSDIPFSHLADTGVLAKAWYGPAYAMANRFPTELAKFETPPTFIRFKKETLEQLPFGKPSVFNWFLPDFTLPGAIADAGLAVPEFQTVDAITSISQINRFFLSSFVGRDLRTQNNVDANGDPHPVYNPFGYRPGDVNVVTSTTGLEEPYMQIMDTNGDETISPADSAFNQRNSIIEACAALVDQFDLYYCSGALKARHGAGFSTAAPRGDNPRDIIIHTVYLNSTSDASTNHQTQMSALQERLRLASALVMTSPCGMIQK, translated from the coding sequence ATGAAAACCATCAATAGTCTGGTATGTCTCATCATGACGTGGGGCGGCACATTGGCTGCTGCCGACACGATTTGGACCGGAGTTTCGAGCAACGACTTCTCGGCTGGCAGCAATTGGACCCTTGGGATTCCAGGTTCAACCAAGCCAGGGGTGATTGGCAGCGGAGGTCGCGCGGAAATTTTGAACAACCCTGCGAACTCCTCTGAACAGCATGCGCTTTCCAACAAAGTGGTCACCCTGCAAGGGGATGCCACTTTGATTTCGAGAACGACAGATACGATCAAGCTGAGTGGGGGCACTTTGAACTTGAAGGGACAGAGCGCGTTCATTCACACTCAGGGAACTATCGGTCTTTCCCTGGCCCCTCTGGGGCCGGCTACGATTTCACTTCAGGCTGATGCCAAACTGGATCTGGGTGCTACCCGTTTCAGCCTGGACAGCACGGGTGCTTCGTTGCAACTCACCGGGGCTTCCCGGCTCATCTGCGGTGAGTATCGTGGAGGGAGTGGTATCACGACGCTGAATGGCGGGCAGTTGATCGTGCGGAGCATGCCTGACTCCCGTTTTAGTGTCGGCTCTATCAACCTTCTCAGTGGGGGGAGGGGAACCATCACTGTTGCCGGGGAAAACTTCAACTTCGGGCCACTGCTCACTGCGGGCCGCATTCGCCTGGATGGCGCGACGCAGGTTCCCGTCAACTCTCTGATCGTGGACAACGATGTGCCGGGAGAGACGACGGTCTCTTCCTATGGAAGGCTGAGCAAGGTGTGGAGTGCGGTTTTTGACGCGGGGATGCTGGTGGCCACGCCTGAGGCACGTGCCGCGGATGCCGACGGAGACGGGCAGTCCAACTATGAGGAGATGAAAGCGGGGACCAATCCCCGTGACGTGAACTCGAAACTGAGTGTGGTGGTGAGCAACGGGCCGGCGGCCAACCAGGTGACCTTAACTGTGAACAGCCTGCTGGGCAAGGCTTACCAGGTTCATGCTGCTGACGTGACAGGCATCCACTGGAGCCGGATCGGGGATCCGGTGCCGGGCACGGGTGGACAGCTTCCCATCACCATCAATGTCAGCGCAGGCCAGACCGAGTTTTGGGTTTCGGTGGTGGATCGTGACCAGGACGGCGATCAACTGACAGACTGGGAAGAAAGGGCAATCAAGGGCTTTGACCCGACTAATCCTGACTCTTTTGGCACCGGGCAACCTGGTGCAGATCTCATCCTCGCTCAGGACTGGGCTGCCGGCGTGACCAACCAGATTGTCTCTGTATCGACGGTTTCGGCTCTGGGGTATGAGAAAGAGCAGACCCCTGCGGTGATCAGAATCTCGCGCACGGGATCCAGCGCTCGCGCACTTCCTGTGATCTTGACCTATGGGGGCGATCCAGACGGCACCAAGGGATCGGCCTCCACGAGCGACTTTGTCCTGAAGTCGATGGGTGGCGCGCCCATTTCAGGGGCCGTTCTGATTCCTGCCGGATCCTCCAGTGTGGAGGTGCTCGTGGCACCCGTGCAGGATGGTGCAGTGGAAGTGCCTGAAACCCTGGCCTGCGGGCCGTTGGGAAGCACCCAGCGCACACTGGTCAAGATCCATGATGCCACGAACGTGCCGGCGAATGACAAGCTGCTTGTGGCCCAGCTCGCACCCATGGCAGGCGTCACCTCAGAGGGGTCGGGTATTGCCACCATCCGCCTCAAGGGGGACAACGCCTCGGCGTTGGTCAACATCAGGTTCTATGGTCTTACTTCCTCCCAGGCCACGGCGATATTGACCATCAACAGCCCGCTGGGCACGCACCTCAAGAGTCTGCCTAGAGGTCAGGCGGAAGATGCCTCCTGGGACATCATTGCGGGACAGATCCTGACCACAGATCAAGCCGTGCTCGACAAACTGCTCGACGCGGGGATCCACCTCAACATTGCCTCCATCACCAACCCCTCCGGAGAGATCAGTGGTCCCTTTGTGCCCATCAGTGGATCCACGGAGCTGGTGATCCCACCTGCCCCTCCGGCCCTGCCAGCGTTGACAGGATCGGATCTGGAGCGCGACATCTTCCGCTTCCTGACTCAGGCCACATTTGGCCCTACACAAGTTTCGGTAGAGGCGATGAAGGCGATGGTCATGTCCCCTCCCTACAATGGGGACCGGATGGCGGCGTTTTCTGCCTGGATTGACAATGAGTTCTCACGCCCTTCCCCGGATCTTGCGCCCGCGGTGGATGCGGCCGATGCCCATGAACGTTATCTCAACACCCTGGGCGCCCCCTCGGATGATCCTAGCATCACGAAAGCGCTGCCGGGCAACCAGACCAAATGCTGGCATACTTACGCCATCTATGCGCCTGACCAGTTGCGCCGCCGCAGTGCTTTCGCGCTCTCAGAGATATTTGTCATCAACGACGATGACAGGCTGTACGAGAAGCACGTAGGGGTGAGTCACTTCGAAGACATGCTTAAAAATGGCTGTACGGGCAGCTTCCGGACGCTTCTGGAAGGGGTTGCGACCCATCCCACGATGGGACTGTTCCTCTCCCACCTGCGCAATCAGAAAGCCCGGTATGACGCGAGCGGCAATCCCATCTCACTGCCCGATGAGAACTTTGCCCGTGAAGTCATGCAACTCTTCTCGATAGGTCTCCTGCATCTGCATGAAGACGGCTCGCTGGTGCTGGGCCAGAACGGCCTGCCCCTGCCCACCTATGAGCAGACAGACATCACGGAAATGGCAAAAGTTTTCACAGGATGGGGCTATTCGAGGGAGTTGAAAAACGGGGTGATGCGGGACAATGCGAACTTTTTCATGGGCGACGGCGGCTCTCCCCACCAGGAGCGTGTCACCCAGCGCATGAAGAACTTCAGTGACTATCACGACACGGGAGCCAAAACCTTCCCCGTGCTTGGGTTCAATATCCCGGCAGGAGGCACCGGGGAGACAGATCTGGATGCCGTGATGGACTTCCTTTCCAATCACCCCAGCACTGCCCCGTTCATCATCCGCCGCATCATTCAGCGCCTGGTGACCTCCAACCCGTCCGCCGGCTACATCTACAGGGTGACCCAGGTATGGAAAAACACCGGGGGCAATCTGGGTGCCGTCATCAAGGCGGTTCTGCTGGATTATGAGGCCCGCTCTCTGGATGTTGCCGGCAGCGCTGCCTATGGTCGGAAGAAAGAGCCTGTCGTTCAGGCGATTGGCTGGCTCCGTGTGCTGCAAGCGCACAGTGACATTCCTTTTTCGCACCTCGCGGATACCGGCGTCCTTGCCAAGGCGTGGTACGGGCCTGCTTATGCGATGGCCAATCGCTTCCCCACAGAGCTGGCCAAGTTTGAAACGCCACCCACCTTCATTCGCTTCAAGAAAGAGACCCTTGAACAGCTGCCGTTTGGCAAACCCTCCGTGTTCAACTGGTTCCTGCCTGACTTCACCCTTCCGGGTGCCATCGCAGATGCCGGTTTGGCGGTGCCTGAATTTCAGACGGTCGATGCCATCACGTCGATCTCTCAGATTAACCGGTTCTTTTTGTCCAGCTTTGTGGGACGCGATCTGCGGACTCAGAACAACGTGGATGCGAATGGCGACCCCCACCCGGTTTACAATCCGTTCGGCTACAGGCCCGGTGATGTGAATGTCGTGACAAGCACGACGGGACTGGAAGAGCCCTACATGCAAATCATGGACACCAACGGGGACGAGACGATCAGCCCGGCTGACTCAGCCTTCAATCAGCGTAACAGCATCATTGAGGCCTGTGCTGCGCTGGTGGACCAGTTTGACCTCTACTATTGCAGCGGGGCGCTCAAGGCCAGGCATGGAGCCGGTTTCTCAACGGCAGCGCCAAGGGGGGACAACCCCAGGGACATCATCATTCACACGGTGTACCTGAACTCCACCTCGGATGCCAGCACCAACCATCAGACCCAGATGTCGGCTCTACAGGAGCGTCTGCGGCTGGCGTCTGCCCTCGTCATGACTTCCCCCTGCGGAATGATTCAGAAGTAA
- a CDS encoding helix-turn-helix domain-containing protein produces the protein MKKEMVLPRSFQSSFFEKMGGEQQFLMLIDQLPDVEYFAKDKDGRFVAASKKTLHRIGMKREEELLGEFDSAIHPPNVARAIRLDDIEVMTTRQPLVDRVEALYAHSRTREWFLTTKLPIVGPDNEVIGVMGFVRPYRHLPSGGDRDTHLQKVVAYIRKNHRTRILVSSLADIARISQRQLNRKFQECYHMSVQEFIMRTRIQAAGEELIHTNKTIGDIALDHGFYDQSFFTRYFRRQTGQTPLVYRRNGRNSTAA, from the coding sequence ATGAAAAAAGAAATGGTGTTACCAAGATCGTTCCAGTCCTCTTTCTTTGAGAAAATGGGCGGCGAGCAGCAGTTCCTGATGCTGATCGATCAACTGCCAGACGTGGAATATTTCGCCAAAGACAAAGACGGCCGCTTCGTGGCGGCAAGCAAAAAGACCCTGCACCGGATAGGCATGAAACGGGAGGAGGAACTTCTGGGGGAGTTTGATTCAGCCATTCATCCTCCCAACGTCGCCCGGGCCATCCGCCTCGATGATATCGAAGTGATGACCACCCGCCAGCCGTTGGTGGACCGGGTTGAAGCGCTCTACGCCCACAGCAGAACCCGAGAATGGTTTCTCACCACCAAACTGCCCATCGTGGGCCCTGACAACGAAGTCATCGGAGTCATGGGGTTCGTGCGCCCCTACCGACACCTTCCGTCAGGAGGGGACCGTGATACCCACCTGCAGAAGGTGGTCGCCTACATTCGAAAAAACCACCGCACGCGCATCCTGGTCTCCAGCCTGGCAGACATTGCCCGGATTTCCCAGAGACAGCTCAACCGCAAGTTTCAGGAGTGTTACCACATGAGCGTCCAGGAATTCATCATGCGCACTCGCATACAGGCAGCAGGTGAGGAGCTCATTCACACAAACAAAACCATCGGTGATATCGCGCTGGACCATGGCTTCTACGACCAGAGCTTCTTCACCCGTTACTTCCGCCGTCAGACAGGGCAGACACCCCTGGTCTATCGCCGCAACGGACGCAACAGCACGGCGGCCTAG